In Campylobacter vicugnae, a genomic segment contains:
- a CDS encoding NUDIX domain-containing protein: MDFTISNLRVVPLKESKFVKPFSILYTQDGKDKRWDCVEAHDSVSCLLYHKEFDSFLFVRQFRPSVWYYQDKNQIQAKNGLTYELCAGIMDKGLDAKATIIEEVMEETGYSLNDVERVTSSFTALGFGANCQVLFYAQIDESMKLGLGGGIDDEKIELVFIKRSEILDFIYDESKIKAPNLQFSILWWMINKNPK; the protein is encoded by the coding sequence ATGGATTTTACTATAAGCAATTTAAGGGTTGTGCCACTAAAGGAGTCAAAATTTGTAAAGCCTTTTAGTATTTTATATACTCAAGATGGCAAGGATAAACGCTGGGACTGCGTAGAGGCGCATGATAGCGTAAGTTGTCTTTTATATCATAAAGAATTTGATTCATTTTTATTTGTTAGGCAATTTCGTCCATCTGTATGGTATTATCAAGATAAAAATCAAATTCAAGCCAAAAATGGTCTTACATATGAGCTTTGTGCTGGAATTATGGATAAGGGGCTAGATGCTAAAGCAACTATAATTGAAGAGGTTATGGAAGAAACTGGATATAGCTTAAATGATGTAGAGCGTGTTACTAGTAGTTTTACAGCACTTGGGTTTGGGGCTAATTGTCAAGTTTTATTTTACGCTCAAATTGATGAGAGTATGAAGCTTGGCTTAGGTGGTGGTATCGATGATGAAAAGATAGAGCTGGTATTTATAAAGCGTAGCGAGATTTTAGATTTTATATATGATGAGAGTAAAATAAAAGCCCCAAATTTACAATTTTCTATCCTTTGGTGGATGATTAATAAAAATCCAAAATAA
- the mgtE gene encoding magnesium transporter, with translation MPNKNLEEVKEQLQKHIIDESELSPADIASHLKRLKTHDEDEYAKYLEKLDPQTLGEAAMEMPEHMLRDVIENIPNDKIAEAIDELESDDATDLIQTIEEIDEEKAKELFSSLEIDSQKEISKLINYEENEAGAYMQTELFSARLDESLGSAIARFRIMKQEDKIENVFSLFVVDEGGVLKYTIALEDLITYDFNLNLSQIVSQDEEKFKPHFAIDSDDIKIAADMIMDYDLSAIAVTNRAGVLLGRITTDDIHDFLEESATEQIYNLAGVDDEAEEEGLVKTGRARAAWLFVNLITAILGVIVIGFFEKSIESLVALAVLMPIVASMGGNAGNQTLAVTVRRLALGEIELGDFWAVLKKEIIMAVFNSLIFAIFLGILVGIWFDMPMLGVVIGVAMIANIIMAAFLGTFIPLTLKRVGLDPAVGSTVFLTTATDIIGFFVFLGLATWILL, from the coding sequence ATGCCAAATAAAAATCTAGAAGAGGTAAAAGAGCAACTTCAAAAGCATATAATAGATGAAAGCGAACTAAGCCCTGCTGATATAGCAAGTCATTTAAAGAGATTAAAAACTCATGATGAAGATGAGTATGCAAAGTATCTAGAAAAGCTTGATCCGCAAACTCTTGGTGAAGCAGCTATGGAGATGCCTGAGCATATGCTGCGTGATGTGATAGAAAATATCCCAAACGATAAGATAGCTGAGGCGATAGATGAGCTTGAGAGTGATGATGCTACTGACCTTATACAGACTATAGAAGAGATAGATGAAGAAAAGGCTAAAGAATTATTTAGCTCGCTTGAGATAGATAGCCAAAAAGAGATTAGCAAGCTTATAAATTATGAAGAGAATGAAGCTGGTGCATATATGCAAACAGAGCTATTTAGCGCTAGATTAGATGAGAGTCTAGGCAGCGCTATAGCTAGATTTCGCATTATGAAACAAGAAGATAAGATAGAAAATGTTTTTTCGCTTTTTGTTGTAGATGAAGGTGGAGTGCTAAAATATACAATTGCACTTGAGGATCTAATAACTTATGACTTTAATCTAAATTTAAGTCAGATAGTAAGTCAAGATGAGGAGAAATTTAAGCCACATTTTGCAATTGATAGTGATGATATAAAGATAGCTGCTGATATGATTATGGATTATGATTTAAGTGCGATTGCTGTAACTAATAGAGCTGGTGTGCTACTTGGCCGCATTACAACAGATGATATTCACGATTTTTTAGAAGAGAGTGCAACTGAACAGATCTATAATCTAGCAGGTGTTGATGATGAAGCCGAAGAAGAGGGGCTTGTAAAAACTGGACGCGCTAGGGCTGCTTGGTTGTTTGTGAATTTAATTACAGCGATTTTGGGTGTAATTGTGATTGGCTTTTTTGAAAAGTCTATTGAGAGTTTAGTAGCGCTTGCAGTATTAATGCCAATAGTTGCTAGTATGGGTGGCAATGCTGGAAACCAAACCTTAGCCGTTACAGTAAGAAGGCTTGCCCTTGGAGAGATTGAGCTTGGTGACTTTTGGGCTGTACTTAAAAAAGAGATAATAATGGCAGTTTTTAACTCGCTGATTTTTGCTATATTTTTAGGAATTTTAGTAGGAATTTGGTTTGATATGCCTATGCTTGGAGTAGTTATTGGTGTAGCGATGATTGCTAATATTATTATGGCGGCATTTTTAGGTACATTTATTCCACTTACGCTAAAGCGTGTAGGGCTTGATCCGGCTGTAGGTAGCACAGTTTTTTTAACTACTGCAACTGATATTATTGGATTTTTTGTATTTTTGGGGTTAGCAACATGGATTTTACTATAA
- a CDS encoding peptidoglycan DD-metalloendopeptidase family protein encodes MKKFILFILTFMNLYAATTSVEELTWPQGDTFLTFLERHNIPLSIYYNLSGEDKELASELSAGTKFQILRDTNDNISQILIPISNEIQIHVFKDFNDDYSLDFIPIVYENENFILNVEINDSPYREIKRATNDEALANSFNKAFSGSMNFKTLQKGDRLAIVYERKKRLGRYIGEPNIKVAMIETRGKKNYIYKFNDVFYNANGKEVENFLLTRPIPNARISSRFNPKRFHPVLKRYRAHLGTDYAAPRGTKIYAAGDGVVSFVGTKGGYGKTVTIQHSSGYMTLYAHVNGYAKGIKKGKKVKKGQLIAYVGSTGLSTGPHLHFGLYKNGNAINPESIVKITKSELSKSKKIEFNKLKESLNSQIQASFQNHTNKAPLEEIANITEI; translated from the coding sequence ATGAAAAAATTTATCTTATTTATTTTAACTTTTATGAATTTATATGCAGCAACTACAAGCGTTGAAGAGCTGACATGGCCACAAGGCGATACATTTTTGACCTTTTTAGAAAGACATAATATACCACTATCTATATATTATAATCTCTCAGGAGAAGATAAAGAACTAGCCAGTGAGTTGAGTGCTGGAACAAAGTTTCAAATTTTAAGAGATACAAATGATAATATTAGTCAAATTTTAATACCGATAAGCAATGAGATTCAAATTCATGTTTTTAAAGATTTTAATGATGATTATTCTTTAGATTTTATTCCAATTGTTTATGAAAATGAAAATTTCATACTAAATGTAGAGATAAATGACTCACCATATAGAGAGATAAAAAGAGCAACAAATGACGAGGCTTTAGCTAATTCGTTTAATAAAGCTTTTAGCGGAAGTATGAATTTTAAAACTTTGCAAAAGGGTGATAGATTAGCTATAGTATATGAGCGTAAAAAGCGTCTTGGTAGGTATATTGGTGAGCCAAATATCAAAGTTGCTATGATAGAGACAAGAGGCAAAAAAAATTATATATATAAATTTAATGATGTATTTTACAACGCTAATGGCAAAGAGGTTGAAAATTTCTTACTTACTAGACCGATACCAAATGCAAGAATTAGCTCAAGATTTAACCCTAAAAGATTTCACCCGGTATTAAAAAGATATAGAGCCCACCTTGGCACTGACTATGCTGCACCAAGAGGCACTAAAATTTATGCTGCCGGTGATGGCGTGGTAAGCTTTGTAGGTACTAAAGGTGGATATGGTAAGACTGTAACAATTCAGCACTCAAGTGGATATATGACGCTTTATGCGCATGTAAATGGCTATGCTAAAGGTATAAAAAAAGGCAAAAAAGTAAAAAAAGGCCAACTAATAGCATATGTTGGTAGTACTGGACTTAGCACAGGACCGCATTTGCACTTTGGATTGTATAAAAATGGCAACGCTATAAATCCAGAATCAATAGTCAAAATCACTAAATCTGAATTAAGTAAAAGCAAAAAAATAGAGTTTAACAAGTTAAAAGAGAGTCTAAATAGTCAAATTCAAGCTAGTTTCCAAAACCATACAAATAAAGCTCCACTTGAAGAAATAGCAAATATAACAGAGATATAA
- a CDS encoding plasminogen-binding N-terminal domain-containing protein yields MRKIILLIFAIYSFSFGAKFDLKPSYNLILSTNQGSATIIDNDSFIVGSSGVVLHKLEDGSKTIIARAVVTSKKDGYANLRFELFDQLKQTALPLPTILPQAGDEVILNFMYNRSLIVVPNKEIYDQVTKAFSNIDFIHPDIIAAYLSYEYKPNPSRSDFRKMCAQNAAGLIFIALDNEAVFADCGSFEVLHKFKTGSVGYYELPFYTRIKNIDTVFWKLDGAKIGNYDKYYKKLLAR; encoded by the coding sequence TTGAGAAAAATTATACTTTTAATCTTTGCTATATATTCATTTAGTTTTGGCGCTAAATTTGACTTAAAACCAAGCTACAATCTAATTTTAAGCACCAATCAAGGTAGTGCTACAATCATAGATAATGATAGTTTTATAGTCGGCTCAAGCGGCGTTGTATTGCATAAGCTAGAAGATGGTAGCAAAACTATAATAGCTCGTGCTGTAGTAACTAGCAAAAAAGATGGCTATGCAAATTTAAGATTTGAGCTATTTGACCAACTTAAGCAAACAGCACTTCCACTTCCTACTATCTTGCCGCAAGCTGGCGATGAAGTAATTTTAAATTTTATGTATAATAGATCTTTAATCGTAGTCCCAAACAAAGAAATTTATGATCAAGTTACTAAAGCTTTTAGTAATATTGATTTTATTCATCCTGATATTATAGCTGCTTATTTAAGCTATGAGTATAAGCCAAACCCAAGCCGATCTGATTTTCGCAAAATGTGTGCGCAAAATGCAGCCGGACTTATATTTATAGCACTTGATAATGAGGCTGTTTTTGCTGATTGTGGTAGCTTTGAAGTGTTGCATAAATTTAAAACAGGTAGCGTAGGTTATTATGAGTTGCCATTTTATACAAGAATTAAAAATATAGATACAGTATTTTGGAAGCTAGATGGTGCTAAAATTGGCAATTATGATAAATATTACAAGAAACTTTTAGCTAGATAA
- a CDS encoding FAD-linked oxidase C-terminal domain-containing protein, whose translation MDSKHIKYFENLIGKDNAKFDKAHQIAYCYDATKKRYEPDGVLFPRDENDVSAILKYCNENSIIIVPRGAGSGFTGGALASSGGVVLSFEKHMNKILEIDMQNMVAVVQPGVINMDLQKAALEVGLFYPPDPASENYSSIGGNVSENAGGMRAAKYGITKDYVMALRAVLPNGEIIRAGKRTIKDVAGYNIAGILIASEGSLAVITEITLKLIAKPKFKKTAMGVFPSVNSAMNAVYKTMAAGVTPVAMEFLDSLSIKAVEQKFNKGLPTDAGAILISDVDGPNLDVIDGDLAIIKDCFMQNGAIDFKVAKDEQESADIWFARRNCSQAITMYGSLKLNEDITVPRSKLPELLDKIAQISAKYDVVTPCFGHTGDGNVHTNVMVDKSDPKAVERGHEAITEIFKATVELGGTLSGEHGIGISKAPFMHLAFSDGEMELFRSIKKAFDPNNILNPFKMGL comes from the coding sequence ATGGATTCTAAACATATAAAATATTTTGAGAATTTAATAGGTAAAGATAATGCCAAATTTGACAAAGCCCACCAGATCGCCTACTGCTATGATGCAACCAAAAAACGCTATGAACCAGATGGAGTTTTATTTCCAAGAGATGAAAATGATGTAAGCGCAATCTTAAAATATTGCAATGAAAACAGTATAATAATCGTCCCAAGAGGCGCTGGAAGTGGCTTTACTGGCGGAGCTTTAGCTAGTAGCGGTGGCGTAGTTTTAAGTTTTGAAAAACATATGAATAAAATTCTTGAAATAGATATGCAAAATATGGTTGCTGTGGTTCAACCAGGTGTGATCAATATGGATTTACAAAAAGCCGCACTAGAAGTAGGACTATTTTATCCACCAGATCCAGCTAGTGAAAACTATAGCAGCATAGGTGGCAATGTAAGTGAAAACGCAGGCGGAATGCGTGCTGCAAAATATGGAATTACCAAAGATTATGTAATGGCTTTGCGTGCTGTATTGCCTAATGGAGAGATTATAAGAGCAGGTAAAAGAACTATTAAAGATGTAGCTGGATACAATATCGCTGGTATCTTAATTGCAAGTGAAGGAAGCCTAGCAGTAATCACAGAGATTACTCTAAAATTAATTGCCAAACCTAAATTCAAAAAAACAGCAATGGGAGTATTCCCAAGCGTAAATTCAGCAATGAATGCTGTATATAAAACAATGGCAGCCGGTGTAACTCCTGTAGCTATGGAGTTTTTGGATTCTTTAAGCATTAAAGCAGTTGAACAAAAATTCAACAAAGGCCTACCAACTGATGCTGGAGCGATATTAATTAGCGATGTTGATGGTCCAAATTTAGATGTAATTGATGGAGATTTAGCAATTATCAAAGATTGCTTTATGCAAAATGGAGCTATAGATTTTAAAGTAGCAAAAGATGAACAAGAGAGTGCTGATATATGGTTTGCTAGACGCAACTGCTCTCAAGCAATCACAATGTATGGCAGCCTAAAACTAAATGAAGATATCACCGTTCCACGCTCAAAGCTTCCTGAGCTTCTTGATAAAATAGCTCAAATTTCAGCCAAATATGATGTAGTTACTCCATGCTTTGGCCATACAGGCGATGGCAATGTCCATACAAATGTAATGGTAGATAAATCTGATCCAAAAGCCGTAGAAAGAGGTCATGAGGCTATTACTGAAATTTTTAAAGCTACTGTTGAGCTTGGTGGTACTTTAAGTGGCGAACATGGCATTGGAATATCAAAAGCTCCTTTTATGCATTTAGCATTTAGCGATGGGGAGATGGAGCTATTTAGATCAATCAAAAAAGCCTTTGATCCAAATAATATACTCAATCCATTTAAAATGGGACTTTAA
- a CDS encoding YhjD/YihY/BrkB family envelope integrity protein produces the protein MQEAKKIAKIIIKELRDKQIFHFAASLSFHTLLSIIPIIFVSLSIFTTMPNFADYYAKIKEFIYSNLLPSQNITQYLDQFLSNSSSLGVMGVVAIFFTSLLFFNEYDYVISKISNLPQKGFWQSLSNYWTLTTLMPLGLGLSFWLSSFIQSILKSSEFTSSINFLAIFPHIIIWAIFAITYLISINKKLSFKSIAVGSFISSLAWSLSKWGFIQYSFYNKTYASIYGSFSILLFFIIWIYISWIIFLYGIRLCWAIENNKETV, from the coding sequence ATGCAAGAAGCTAAAAAAATTGCTAAGATTATTATAAAAGAGCTAAGAGATAAGCAGATATTTCATTTTGCTGCTAGTCTTAGCTTTCACACTTTACTTTCAATAATTCCTATTATTTTTGTATCGCTTAGCATTTTTACTACTATGCCAAATTTTGCTGATTATTATGCTAAGATAAAGGAATTTATCTACTCAAATTTACTTCCAAGCCAAAATATCACTCAATATCTAGATCAATTTTTAAGCAACTCTAGTTCGCTTGGAGTGATGGGAGTTGTAGCGATATTTTTTACTAGTTTATTATTTTTTAATGAATATGACTATGTTATCTCTAAAATTTCAAACCTACCTCAAAAGGGATTTTGGCAAAGTCTTAGCAATTATTGGACGCTAACAACCCTTATGCCTCTTGGGTTAGGTCTTTCATTTTGGCTATCTAGTTTTATTCAATCTATATTAAAAAGTAGCGAATTTACAAGCTCAATAAATTTTCTAGCTATATTTCCTCATATTATAATCTGGGCAATTTTTGCTATTACATATCTAATTAGTATCAACAAAAAATTATCATTTAAAAGCATAGCTGTTGGCTCATTTATTAGCTCACTAGCTTGGTCGCTATCAAAATGGGGCTTTATCCAATACTCATTTTATAATAAAACTTACGCTAGTATATATGGCTCATTTTCTATTTTATTATTTTTTATAATCTGGATATATATCTCTTGGATTATATTTTTATATGGTATTAGACTATGCTGGGCTATAGAAAATAATAAAGAAACAGTTTAA
- the flgH gene encoding flagellar basal body L-ring protein FlgH yields the protein MKRSSFFILFCLTGVVFSGCTTGADPHISMAPPAYVEELPSRVQGNGAGNPGSLFGKGDNPLFSDRKAMNVNDIVTVIIKENANQSSQADRSTSKDSLTSLNGGAFTTPAGSPLQGPLNDVNKIAGIGFSAGSGSSYAGGGTTSRVEAFTTTISARIIKVLSNGNYFIEGSKEILLNNEKQIMQISGVIRPYDISQYNEIESRHISDAKILYRTEGDLQRATDKPWGTRVLETIWPF from the coding sequence ATGAAAAGAAGTTCTTTTTTTATTCTATTTTGCTTAACTGGTGTAGTATTTAGTGGTTGTACTACTGGGGCTGATCCGCATATTTCTATGGCTCCGCCTGCATATGTAGAGGAGCTGCCAAGTCGAGTGCAAGGCAATGGAGCTGGTAATCCTGGAAGCTTATTTGGCAAGGGGGATAATCCGTTATTTTCAGATAGAAAAGCTATGAATGTAAATGATATAGTTACTGTAATTATAAAAGAAAATGCAAATCAAAGCTCACAAGCTGACCGTTCAACTTCTAAAGATAGCCTAACATCATTAAACGGTGGAGCATTTACTACTCCAGCTGGTTCGCCACTTCAAGGCCCATTAAATGATGTAAATAAAATTGCTGGTATAGGATTTAGCGCTGGAAGTGGAAGTAGCTATGCAGGTGGCGGGACAACTAGTAGAGTTGAGGCATTTACTACTACAATATCAGCTAGGATTATTAAGGTTTTAAGCAATGGTAACTATTTTATAGAAGGTAGTAAAGAGATATTGCTAAATAATGAAAAACAGATAATGCAAATTAGTGGAGTAATTAGGCCATATGATATTAGTCAATATAATGAGATAGAATCTAGACATATATCTGATGCTAAGATTTTATATCGTACAGAAGGCGATTTGCAGCGTGCAACTGATAAACCGTGGGGAACTAGGGTTTTAGAGACTATTTGGCCATTTTAA
- the pta gene encoding phosphate acetyltransferase, translated as MLKAIYIFKNDYENSEFRAKLNSKFAQSVTFLPISFDNQDNFRVFNPDEAINLLQNGKENELIKAVMAKFDSIKAEFIIVVGSGDELLDSVLARNLNAPFLLSKQNAHKAKLLGFKSICDIDEISNLQSNYITPLKFETLLYQKAAQKPKRVVLPESDDDRILKACDILLRSNAVGITLLGDKGQISQRANELGLNLDKADIINPATSDLIDEFATTLYELRKSKGMELAQAKELIKDRTYFGTMLVYKGLANAMVSGASTTTAQTIRPALQFVKTKPGVTSVSGSFIMCANGQIHFYADCAIMPNPTPKDLAGAAIATAATAREFGFEPKVAMLSYSTGDSGSGPSVDAIIEATKILKELDPSLDVEGPIQFDAAIDPVVAAKKLPNSKVAGNANVFIFPDLNCGNICYKAVQRTANALAIGPILQGLNKPINDLSRGCLVEDIVNTVLISAIQGE; from the coding sequence ATGCTAAAAGCTATATATATATTCAAAAACGATTATGAAAATAGCGAATTTAGAGCTAAGCTAAATTCCAAATTTGCCCAAAGTGTTACATTTTTACCCATTAGTTTTGATAATCAAGATAATTTTAGAGTTTTTAACCCTGATGAGGCTATAAATTTATTACAAAATGGAAAAGAAAATGAGCTAATCAAAGCCGTAATGGCTAAATTTGATAGCATAAAAGCTGAGTTTATAATAGTTGTAGGCTCTGGCGATGAACTTCTTGATAGCGTGTTAGCTCGCAATTTAAATGCACCATTTTTACTTAGTAAGCAAAATGCTCATAAAGCAAAACTACTAGGATTTAAATCTATTTGCGATATAGATGAGATTAGCAATCTACAAAGCAACTATATAACTCCTCTTAAATTTGAAACCCTTTTATACCAAAAAGCAGCCCAAAAACCAAAAAGAGTAGTCTTGCCTGAGAGCGATGATGATAGAATTCTTAAAGCCTGTGATATACTACTTAGAAGCAATGCAGTTGGTATTACCTTGCTTGGAGATAAAGGTCAAATCAGCCAAAGAGCCAATGAATTGGGATTAAATTTAGATAAAGCAGATATTATAAATCCAGCTACAAGCGATCTTATAGATGAGTTTGCTACTACTCTTTATGAACTTAGAAAGAGTAAAGGTATGGAGCTAGCTCAAGCAAAAGAGCTAATTAAAGATAGAACATATTTTGGCACAATGCTAGTATATAAAGGCTTAGCTAATGCTATGGTAAGTGGAGCTAGCACAACCACAGCCCAAACTATCCGCCCAGCACTTCAATTTGTCAAGACAAAACCAGGAGTTACTAGCGTTAGCGGCAGCTTTATTATGTGTGCTAATGGTCAAATTCACTTCTATGCAGATTGTGCTATTATGCCAAATCCTACACCAAAAGATCTAGCCGGTGCTGCTATTGCCACTGCTGCTACAGCTCGTGAGTTTGGCTTTGAGCCTAAAGTTGCTATGCTAAGCTACTCTACTGGAGATAGCGGAAGTGGCCCAAGCGTTGATGCTATTATAGAGGCTACTAAAATCTTAAAAGAGTTAGACCCAAGCCTAGATGTAGAAGGGCCAATCCAGTTTGACGCTGCCATAGATCCAGTAGTAGCAGCCAAAAAACTACCAAATTCAAAAGTTGCTGGAAATGCAAATGTATTTATATTTCCAGATCTAAATTGTGGAAATATCTGCTATAAAGCAGTTCAAAGAACAGCAAACGCTCTAGCTATCGGTCCAATATTGCAAGGATTAAATAAGCCAATTAACGATCTAAGTCGTGGTTGTTTAGTTGAAGATATTGTAAATACTGTATT